The following are encoded together in the Hypnocyclicus thermotrophus genome:
- a CDS encoding sensor histidine kinase — translation MKNIFNKISDKVYSLKISYRITFIYTMFFLVILLFINIIVSSLTNVIILGMMKNELINQRNYVFAQLQQYNTFGGSVINLKNLLLSLNREDKYIYSNIKYQKNDYYWTYKNMTIKIPLEKNLNSINVYRLEDGTTFLYLNSKYEKGDLKINLQLIKDITELNNFYTVLRMILFITSIISLITSIFLGKILTKSILTPIKNITNTSKDITVKNLDKRITLPENDDEITELINVINTMIERLEISFKNQSKFISDASHELRTPLSVINGYIDILDSWGKDNKEILDESIVTIKDEVMNMTNLIERLLFIAREDNKKIQLNLDKINVKELIDKISKDTKLIDKNKHNFIIKNEIEYFIYADKKLILQLIRIILENSIKYTEAGGEIKIYTYLESENRIAIVIEDTGIGIPKEDIPNLFNRFYRVDESRAKKTGGTGLGLSIAKSIVDMHNGNIFIESELGKGTKTTIILTKKRELE, via the coding sequence ATGAAAAATATTTTTAATAAAATAAGCGATAAAGTATATTCATTAAAGATATCTTATAGGATAACATTTATTTATACAATGTTTTTCTTAGTTATATTGCTTTTTATAAACATAATAGTTTCAAGTTTAACAAATGTAATAATACTCGGAATGATGAAAAATGAGTTAATAAATCAACGTAATTATGTATTTGCACAGCTTCAACAATATAATACTTTTGGTGGAAGTGTAATAAATTTAAAAAATTTATTGCTTAGTTTAAACAGAGAAGATAAATATATCTATAGCAATATAAAATATCAGAAGAATGATTATTATTGGACATATAAAAATATGACAATAAAAATACCTTTAGAAAAGAATTTAAATAGCATAAATGTTTATAGATTAGAAGATGGAACAACCTTTTTGTATCTTAATTCAAAATATGAAAAAGGAGATTTAAAAATAAATTTACAACTTATAAAAGATATAACAGAGTTGAATAATTTTTATACAGTATTGAGAATGATACTTTTTATTACATCAATAATCTCGCTTATAACATCAATATTTTTAGGAAAAATATTAACTAAAAGCATATTAACACCTATTAAAAATATAACTAATACATCAAAAGATATAACAGTAAAAAATTTAGATAAAAGAATAACATTACCTGAAAATGATGACGAGATAACAGAGCTTATAAATGTAATAAATACAATGATAGAAAGGTTAGAAATTTCTTTTAAAAATCAAAGTAAATTTATTTCAGACGCATCACATGAGCTTCGAACACCATTATCAGTAATAAATGGTTATATAGATATATTAGATAGTTGGGGTAAAGATAACAAAGAAATATTAGATGAGTCAATTGTTACAATAAAAGATGAAGTAATGAATATGACGAATCTTATAGAAAGACTTTTATTTATTGCAAGAGAAGATAATAAAAAAATTCAATTAAATCTAGATAAAATAAATGTAAAAGAACTTATTGATAAAATATCAAAAGATACAAAATTAATAGATAAAAATAAGCATAACTTTATAATTAAAAATGAAATAGAGTATTTTATTTATGCAGATAAAAAATTAATCTTACAATTAATACGTATAATATTAGAAAATAGTATAAAATATACAGAAGCTGGAGGAGAAATTAAAATATATACTTACTTAGAATCCGAAAATAGAATAGCAATAGTTATAGAAGATACAGGAATAGGGATTCCAAAAGAAGATATTCCGAATTTATTTAATAGATTTTATAGAGTAGACGAATCAAGAGCAAAAAAAACAGGTGGAACAGGGTTAGGACTCTCTATTGCAAAATCAATAGTAGATATGCATAATGGGAATATTTTTATAGAAAGTGAGCTTGGAAAAGGAACAAAAACAACAATTATATTAACAAAAAAAAGAGAATTAGAGTAA
- a CDS encoding amino acid permease, with translation MEKRFNSFNGVFLPTFLTIIGVIYFLRLGWVVGNAGLLGAISIIVLAHIITVATALSMASISTNMKVKGGGAYYMISRSLGLEIGGSIGIPLYLSQAISVSLYVIGFIESIKQIFPSFFEKSMKISLGFINTDLNTLILSLIITILIGAISIIGADLAIKAQYFIFGILILALINIIISGNYNNDIVLVGNFSESKNYFQTFAIFFPAVTGILAGVSMSGDLKNPKKDIPKGTFWAIGITFVIYLFQTFWFSKNISVDASMDKLILVRNGITKFPIIVILGIWAATLSSALGSIIAAPRTMQALARDGVLPNILGKGSGKNDEPKIATVITFFIALFFILMGKLDIVAPVITMFFLNTYGAVNLVSGLEVIVGNPSFRPTFKTPWYISLIGALGSYMVMFLINKTATIVSIVIILIIYFYLSNKNFKTTWGDLRTGIWAAIARFSLLKIRFDTDVEINIKEKNWKPNILVFSGTPNQRQRLVYLADVLSKGKGIIILLTYIIGEIENKIKTKKIVMENMKKYIQENNILAFPEVIIAKSMREASTYAVQANGLGSIKSNTVLLGVTEHKEHYKDYVGFLIDMINIDRNIILLKYDEEREFGNKKQIDIWWGGLENNGRLMLTIAHIFSLNDEWKNVNITLKSIITNKETQESKKEKLEHMLEYLGMKAKVEMIHINGKKVKDIIHENSKNADLVIMGLANPIFGLEEDYINRIYELTETLPTTLLVKGVNLIEK, from the coding sequence ATGGAAAAGAGATTTAATTCATTTAATGGAGTATTTTTACCTACGTTTCTTACTATAATAGGAGTTATATACTTTTTAAGACTTGGATGGGTAGTAGGAAATGCAGGATTGTTAGGGGCAATATCAATAATTGTACTAGCTCATATTATTACAGTAGCAACAGCACTATCTATGGCTTCTATCTCTACAAATATGAAAGTAAAAGGTGGCGGAGCATATTATATGATTTCTAGAAGTTTAGGACTAGAAATAGGTGGAAGTATAGGAATACCATTATACCTCTCACAAGCTATATCAGTTTCTTTATATGTAATAGGATTTATTGAATCTATAAAGCAAATATTTCCATCATTTTTTGAAAAAAGTATGAAAATATCACTAGGATTTATAAATACAGATTTAAATACTTTAATATTATCATTAATAATAACTATATTGATAGGAGCAATATCAATAATAGGAGCAGATTTAGCAATTAAAGCACAATATTTTATTTTTGGGATTTTAATTTTAGCACTTATAAATATTATTATTTCTGGTAATTATAATAATGATATTGTATTAGTGGGTAATTTTAGTGAAAGTAAAAATTATTTTCAGACTTTTGCAATATTTTTTCCAGCAGTAACAGGGATATTAGCAGGCGTGAGTATGTCGGGAGATTTAAAAAATCCTAAAAAGGATATACCAAAAGGAACATTTTGGGCAATAGGAATTACTTTTGTAATATATTTATTTCAGACATTTTGGTTTAGTAAAAATATAAGTGTAGATGCATCAATGGATAAACTAATTTTAGTAAGAAATGGAATAACGAAATTTCCAATTATAGTAATATTAGGAATATGGGCAGCAACATTATCATCAGCTTTAGGAAGTATAATCGCAGCACCACGGACAATGCAAGCATTAGCAAGAGATGGAGTACTTCCAAATATACTTGGTAAAGGTAGTGGAAAGAATGACGAGCCTAAAATAGCAACAGTTATAACATTTTTTATAGCATTATTTTTTATATTAATGGGAAAACTTGATATAGTAGCACCTGTAATAACTATGTTTTTTTTGAATACATATGGTGCTGTAAATCTAGTATCTGGACTTGAAGTTATAGTAGGAAATCCAAGTTTTAGACCTACTTTTAAAACGCCATGGTATATATCTTTAATAGGAGCATTAGGTTCTTATATGGTAATGTTTTTAATTAATAAAACAGCAACAATAGTTTCTATAGTTATTATATTAATTATTTATTTCTATTTAAGTAATAAAAATTTTAAAACAACATGGGGCGATCTAAGAACAGGAATATGGGCAGCAATTGCAAGATTTTCACTATTAAAAATAAGATTTGATACTGATGTAGAGATTAATATAAAAGAAAAAAATTGGAAACCAAATATTTTAGTATTTTCAGGAACTCCAAATCAAAGACAAAGACTTGTTTATCTTGCAGATGTACTTTCAAAAGGTAAAGGAATTATTATATTACTTACTTATATAATTGGTGAAATAGAAAACAAAATAAAAACAAAAAAAATAGTTATGGAAAATATGAAAAAGTATATTCAAGAAAACAATATATTGGCATTTCCAGAGGTAATAATAGCAAAATCTATGAGAGAAGCTAGCACTTATGCAGTACAAGCAAATGGTCTTGGGAGTATAAAGTCTAATACTGTTTTATTAGGAGTTACAGAACATAAAGAACATTATAAAGATTATGTAGGTTTTTTAATTGATATGATAAATATTGATAGAAATATAATTTTATTAAAATATGATGAAGAAAGAGAATTTGGAAATAAAAAACAGATAGATATATGGTGGGGAGGGCTAGAAAATAACGGAAGACTTATGTTAACTATAGCACATATATTTTCTCTTAATGATGAATGGAAAAATGTAAATATTACTTTGAAAAGTATAATAACAAATAAAGAAACACAAGAAAGTAAAAAAGAAAAATTAGAACATATGTTAGAATATTTAGGAATGAAAGCAAAAGTAGAAATGATACATATTAATGGGAAAAAAGTAAAAGATATTATACATGAAAATTCAAAAAATGCTGATTTAGTAATAATGGGACTTGCCAATCCTATATTTGGTTTAGAAGAAGATTATATAAATAGGATATATGAATTAACAGAAACATTACCAACAACATTACTTGTAAAAGGAGTAAATTTAATAGAAAAATAA
- the hisF gene encoding imidazole glycerol phosphate synthase subunit HisF, producing MLTKRIIPCFDVRDGRVVKGKKFQDIKDVEDPVVLAKKYNALGADELVFYDITASFEERKLFTNILEKVASEVFIPLTVGGGINSLEDFSRVLNVGADKVSVNSGAIKNPNLIKKAAEKFGSQCVVLSMDIKKVENQWRVFSKGGREDTGIDAIEWAITGEQLGAGELVINSMDTDGVKAGFDLDLLRAISEKVEIPIIASGGAGTMKHFKEVFDIPGVDAGLAASVFHYGEIEIPNLKKYLKEQGVNIRMTK from the coding sequence TTGTTAACCAAAAGAATTATTCCGTGTTTTGATGTAAGAGATGGAAGAGTAGTTAAAGGAAAAAAATTTCAAGACATAAAAGACGTAGAAGATCCTGTTGTTTTAGCAAAAAAATACAATGCACTTGGTGCTGATGAACTTGTATTTTATGATATTACTGCTTCTTTTGAAGAAAGGAAATTGTTTACTAATATTTTAGAAAAAGTAGCAAGTGAAGTATTTATACCTCTAACTGTTGGTGGTGGTATAAATTCACTTGAAGATTTTTCTCGAGTACTTAATGTTGGTGCTGATAAAGTAAGTGTAAATTCTGGAGCTATTAAAAATCCTAATTTAATTAAAAAAGCTGCAGAAAAGTTTGGAAGTCAATGTGTAGTACTTTCTATGGATATAAAAAAAGTAGAAAATCAATGGAGAGTATTTTCAAAAGGTGGTAGAGAAGATACTGGTATTGACGCTATTGAATGGGCAATCACTGGAGAACAATTAGGGGCAGGAGAACTTGTAATCAATAGTATGGATACTGATGGAGTTAAAGCTGGATTTGATTTAGACCTTTTAAGAGCTATATCAGAAAAAGTAGAAATTCCAATTATCGCTTCTGGGGGTGCTGGAACAATGAAGCATTTTAAAGAAGTTTTTGATATTCCCGGAGTAGATGCAGGACTTGCTGCCTCTGTATTTCATTATGGTGAAATTGAAATACCAAATTTAAAAAAATATTTAAAAGAACAAGGTGTTAATATAAGAATGACTAAATAA
- a CDS encoding histidinol-phosphatase HisJ family protein, with protein MKIYDYHTHSNFSEDCNIDMEDMIKGAITKNITELCFTEHHDIDYPEENFNFLLNDEKYFIKFNELKEKYNNKISLKLGLEIGLQSHIIDECKMFTHNKDYDFIIASQHCVENVDLYTKKFFKGKTVDEIYTKYFEEMYYNITHYNNFNVIGHMDLLRRYSKEVADYDITHSEEIIKMILNHLIKNNKGIEVNAGGLFYPLKSINPSIEILKIYKELGGEIITYGSDAHFPDRLGAHYFEVMRILNELEFKYITKFNKQKPEFIKIEI; from the coding sequence ATGAAAATTTATGATTATCATACACATAGTAATTTTTCAGAAGATTGTAATATTGATATGGAAGACATGATAAAAGGAGCTATCACAAAAAATATTACAGAACTTTGTTTTACAGAACATCATGATATTGATTATCCAGAAGAAAATTTTAATTTTTTACTTAATGACGAAAAATATTTTATTAAATTTAATGAACTAAAAGAAAAGTACAACAATAAAATTTCATTAAAATTAGGTTTAGAAATTGGTTTACAAAGTCATATAATTGATGAATGTAAAATGTTTACACATAATAAAGATTATGATTTTATAATTGCTTCACAACATTGTGTAGAAAATGTAGATCTTTATACAAAAAAGTTTTTTAAAGGTAAAACTGTCGATGAAATTTATACAAAATATTTTGAAGAAATGTATTATAATATTACTCATTACAACAATTTTAATGTAATAGGGCATATGGATTTACTTCGTCGTTATTCAAAAGAAGTTGCTGATTATGATATAACTCATTCAGAAGAGATTATTAAAATGATTCTGAATCATTTAATAAAAAATAATAAGGGAATTGAAGTTAATGCTGGCGGATTGTTTTATCCTTTAAAATCTATTAATCCAAGCATTGAAATCCTTAAAATTTATAAAGAACTTGGTGGCGAAATTATTACTTATGGTTCTGATGCACATTTCCCTGATAGGTTAGGTGCTCATTATTTTGAAGTAATGAGAATATTAAATGAACTTGAATTTAAATATATTACAAAATTTAATAAACAAAAACCTGAATTTATAAAAATAGAAATATAG
- the hisB gene encoding imidazoleglycerol-phosphate dehydratase HisB, whose translation MRKAEINRITKETKINISLNIDGTGKNNINSGVGFLDHMLILFAKHGLFDLNIKCDGDLYIDAHHTVEDIGIALGAAFKKALGNKKGIKRYGDIYLPMDETLCLVAVDLGGRNYLHFEAKFPSPFLGTMSSELIKEFFFGFSRECGINLHIKLIHGENSHHISEAMFKGFAKVMDFATSIDTRIINEIPSTKGVI comes from the coding sequence ATGAGAAAAGCAGAAATTAATCGTATTACAAAAGAAACAAAAATTAATATTTCATTAAATATTGATGGTACAGGAAAAAATAATATAAATAGCGGTGTCGGTTTCTTAGATCATATGTTAATATTATTTGCAAAACATGGATTATTTGATTTAAATATAAAATGTGATGGCGACTTATATATTGATGCACACCATACTGTAGAAGATATCGGAATTGCTCTTGGAGCTGCTTTTAAAAAAGCTTTAGGTAATAAAAAAGGAATTAAAAGATATGGAGATATTTATCTTCCTATGGACGAAACTCTTTGTTTAGTAGCTGTAGACTTGGGTGGTAGAAATTATTTACATTTTGAAGCTAAATTTCCTTCTCCATTTCTTGGAACAATGTCAAGTGAGCTTATTAAAGAATTTTTCTTTGGATTTTCAAGAGAATGTGGTATAAATTTACATATAAAACTCATACACGGAGAAAACTCACATCACATCTCAGAAGCTATGTTTAAAGGTTTTGCTAAAGTAATGGATTTTGCTACATCAATTGATACTAGAATTATAAACGAAATTCCATCTACTAAGGGGGTAATTTAA
- a CDS encoding DUF2161 family putative PD-(D/E)XK-type phosphodiesterase: MNETELYKPIEKYFIEKGYIVKGEVKNCDLVALKEEELIVIEMKLSINLTLILQAIERQKVADYVYVATPKLPKNLQTRRKILTLLKRLNIGLFIIKNNKLEEIISPFEEYNFYNNKSKRNKIKKEILTRKNNLNIGGTNKTKIITAYREQALFIAYVLLKYGNLSPKKIKKITKIEKSGQILYTNFYNFYTHINRGVYGLSNNGKKYLEKFILEYSELKKIFENMIKENGGLK; encoded by the coding sequence ATGAATGAAACAGAATTATACAAACCCATTGAAAAATATTTTATTGAAAAAGGATATATTGTTAAAGGTGAGGTTAAAAACTGTGACCTCGTAGCTTTAAAAGAAGAAGAATTAATTGTAATTGAAATGAAACTTTCTATTAATCTTACTTTAATTTTACAAGCAATAGAAAGACAAAAAGTTGCTGATTATGTATATGTAGCTACTCCTAAACTTCCTAAAAATTTACAAACTAGAAGAAAAATATTAACACTTCTAAAACGTCTAAATATTGGTTTATTTATTATAAAAAATAATAAATTAGAAGAAATAATATCACCTTTTGAAGAGTATAATTTCTATAACAATAAATCTAAAAGAAATAAAATAAAAAAAGAAATTTTGACTAGAAAAAATAATCTAAATATCGGTGGGACTAATAAAACTAAAATTATTACTGCATATAGAGAACAAGCTCTTTTTATAGCTTATGTTCTATTAAAATATGGTAATCTTTCACCAAAAAAAATAAAAAAAATTACTAAAATAGAAAAAAGTGGCCAAATACTTTATACAAATTTTTATAACTTTTATACTCATATTAACCGTGGAGTATATGGATTAAGTAATAATGGAAAAAAATATTTAGAAAAATTTATACTAGAATATTCCGAATTAAAAAAGATTTTTGAAAATATGATAAAAGAAAATGGGGGATTAAAATGA
- a CDS encoding ACP phosphodiesterase — translation MNYLGHSIITTHIPEKDFGNIFGDFFKGNPSYLDLPKNIINGIILHRQLDSFVDNNNIYLKNTIFFKEYKLYKKILLDIYFDHFLAKNYQKLFNDSLKESSKYIFNLAITNKQFLSEENISKLNWLIKNNSLYYYKDIDFIKYTLNGISYRFKNIDLSTSIEIYKKNNKIIDNNFFEFFNLLTKKREYLL, via the coding sequence ATGAATTATTTAGGGCATTCTATTATAACTACACATATTCCTGAAAAAGATTTTGGAAATATATTTGGAGATTTTTTTAAAGGAAATCCCTCTTATCTAGACTTACCAAAAAATATAATTAATGGAATTATCTTACATAGACAGTTAGATAGCTTTGTTGATAATAATAATATATACCTGAAAAACACTATTTTTTTTAAAGAATATAAATTATATAAAAAGATACTTTTAGATATATATTTTGATCATTTTTTAGCAAAAAATTACCAAAAACTTTTTAATGATTCTCTAAAAGAATCTTCAAAATATATTTTTAATTTAGCAATAACTAATAAACAATTTTTATCCGAAGAAAATATATCAAAACTTAATTGGTTAATAAAAAATAATTCTCTTTATTATTATAAAGATATTGATTTCATCAAATATACTCTCAATGGTATATCTTATAGATTTAAAAACATTGATTTATCAACTAGTATCGAAATCTATAAGAAGAATAATAAAATAATTGATAATAATTTCTTTGAGTTCTTTAATTTATTAACAAAAAAAAGAGAATATTTACTCTAA
- the hisH gene encoding imidazole glycerol phosphate synthase subunit HisH: MIAIIDYSVGNLHSIKSALDFLGVENIITNNEEDIRKAKALILPGVGAFRDAINSLKATGLIPVIKEEVKKGKYLLGICLGMQLLYEKSYEFGEYEGLGFLKGDICSIKEDLINKDLKVPHMGWNNLIFKQKDNLITKYIKEEDYVYFVHSYYVKSDFSEVVGYTKYNINIPAIVNNKNIFGMQFHPEKSGTVGLNLLKAYANIVLK, from the coding sequence ATGATTGCAATAATTGATTATAGTGTTGGAAATCTACATTCTATAAAGAGTGCCCTTGATTTCTTAGGAGTTGAAAATATTATAACTAATAATGAAGAAGATATTCGAAAAGCTAAAGCACTTATACTTCCTGGTGTTGGCGCTTTTAGAGATGCAATAAATTCATTAAAAGCAACTGGACTTATTCCTGTTATAAAAGAAGAAGTTAAAAAAGGAAAATATTTACTTGGAATATGTCTTGGAATGCAACTTTTATATGAAAAAAGTTACGAATTTGGAGAATATGAAGGACTTGGATTTTTAAAAGGTGATATTTGTTCAATTAAAGAGGATTTAATAAATAAAGATTTAAAAGTTCCTCATATGGGATGGAATAATCTTATTTTCAAACAAAAAGATAATCTTATTACAAAATATATAAAAGAAGAGGACTATGTATATTTTGTACATTCGTATTATGTAAAGTCAGATTTTTCTGAAGTAGTGGGATATACTAAATATAATATAAATATTCCAGCTATTGTAAACAATAAAAATATTTTTGGAATGCAATTTCATCCAGAAAAAAGTGGTACTGTAGGTTTAAATTTATTAAAAGCCTACGCAAATATTGTATTAAAATAA
- a CDS encoding histidinol-phosphatase HisJ family protein, which produces MYIADHHVHTNWSHDGKFTMQEILEAAINKKINKIVFTDHFELLKDIEKINYNQYVIEYNKLKSKYSDKIEMGLGIEMGLLIDKLDKFDKIVKTHKFDYVLASTHRVNYISALWEEYWDEITQLEGYERYFLYMLESIKNFDNFDCYGHLDYIIRYGDFDKKGFKYKDLQDVLDEILKLLISKGKGIEINTSFRNKGFKEFHPNSEIIKRYIEFGGEIITFGTDSHSPTTLGNYAKDVYELLNNFGVNYICNFKNRKPEFIKTK; this is translated from the coding sequence ATGTATATTGCTGATCATCACGTTCATACAAATTGGTCTCATGACGGTAAATTTACTATGCAAGAAATTTTAGAAGCAGCTATTAATAAAAAGATCAATAAAATAGTATTTACTGATCATTTTGAGCTCTTAAAAGATATTGAAAAAATAAATTATAATCAATATGTTATTGAATACAATAAACTAAAATCAAAATATTCTGATAAAATTGAAATGGGTCTTGGTATTGAAATGGGCCTTTTAATAGATAAATTAGATAAATTTGATAAAATTGTTAAAACTCATAAATTTGATTATGTACTTGCTTCTACTCATAGAGTGAACTATATAAGTGCTCTATGGGAAGAATATTGGGATGAAATAACACAACTTGAAGGATATGAAAGATATTTTTTATATATGCTTGAAAGTATTAAAAATTTTGATAATTTTGATTGCTATGGACATTTAGATTACATTATTAGATATGGTGATTTTGATAAAAAAGGTTTTAAATATAAGGACCTCCAAGATGTTTTAGATGAAATATTAAAACTACTTATTTCAAAAGGAAAAGGCATAGAAATAAATACTTCTTTTAGAAATAAAGGTTTTAAAGAATTCCATCCAAATTCTGAAATTATAAAAAGATATATAGAATTTGGTGGTGAAATAATTACTTTTGGTACTGATTCTCATTCACCTACAACTTTAGGAAATTATGCAAAAGATGTATATGAATTATTAAATAATTTTGGTGTAAATTATATTTGTAACTTTAAAAATAGGAAACCTGAATTTATAAAAACAAAATAA
- the hisIE gene encoding bifunctional phosphoribosyl-AMP cyclohydrolase/phosphoribosyl-ATP diphosphatase HisIE yields MMNKIKFDEKGLIPAIIQDINTKDILMMAYMNKDSLLKTLETKQTWFYSRSRQELWNKGATSGNVQNVKKISYDCDGDTLLIEVEQTGVACHTGKYSCFFNELYKTDDYKINFSLDILYNVIEDRKNNPKEGSYTNYLFDKGLDKILKKVGEENAEVIIASKNEDISELKYEIADLVYHTLVLMIEKGIKIQDIKEELSKRVK; encoded by the coding sequence ATGATGAATAAAATAAAATTCGATGAAAAAGGGTTAATCCCTGCAATAATACAGGATATAAATACTAAAGATATACTTATGATGGCATATATGAATAAAGATAGTTTATTAAAAACTCTAGAAACTAAGCAAACATGGTTTTATAGTCGTTCTAGACAGGAATTATGGAATAAAGGAGCCACTTCTGGAAATGTACAAAATGTTAAAAAAATAAGTTATGATTGTGATGGTGACACTCTCTTAATTGAAGTAGAACAAACTGGAGTAGCCTGCCATACTGGTAAATATTCATGTTTTTTTAATGAACTATATAAAACTGATGATTATAAAATAAACTTTTCTCTAGATATTTTATACAATGTTATAGAAGATAGAAAAAACAATCCTAAAGAAGGTTCTTACACAAATTATTTATTTGATAAGGGGCTTGATAAAATATTAAAAAAAGTAGGAGAAGAAAACGCAGAAGTAATTATTGCATCAAAAAATGAAGATATTTCAGAATTAAAATATGAAATAGCTGATTTAGTTTATCATACTTTAGTTCTTATGATAGAAAAAGGTATTAAAATACAAGATATTAAAGAAGAATTATCTAAAAGAGTAAAATAA
- a CDS encoding DUF6485 family protein: MSNHFCNCVDTECKFNPKNGFINNCDLCIQKNLKYREIPACFFKLIKKELTDINDFSIENFAKLVMSKKKDKKQD, from the coding sequence ATGTCAAATCATTTTTGTAATTGTGTAGATACAGAATGTAAGTTTAATCCTAAAAATGGATTTATAAATAATTGTGATTTATGTATACAAAAAAACCTTAAATATCGAGAAATCCCTGCTTGTTTTTTCAAACTCATCAAAAAAGAATTAACTGATATAAATGATTTTTCTATTGAAAATTTTGCTAAATTAGTAATGTCAAAGAAAAAAGATAAAAAACAGGATTAA
- a CDS encoding pseudouridine synthase, which yields MRLDKYLTECGIGTRSEVKNIIKSGKIKVNDIIIKNNNIKINENKDIISYNNNILKYKAFRYYVLNKPNGVISATEDNIHRTVLDILPNFVIKKNLFPVGRLDIDTEGLLLLTNDGKFAHSLLSPKKHIEKTYEVHLKNEISKDDIYKLENGVIILNNYLTKPSKVNKLKSNKILLTIIEGKFHQVKEMLKAINNEVVYLKRIKFANLSLDKLNITTGEVIEINKEDII from the coding sequence ATGAGATTAGATAAATATTTAACTGAATGTGGAATAGGTACAAGAAGTGAAGTGAAAAATATTATAAAATCTGGAAAAATTAAAGTAAATGATATTATTATAAAAAATAATAATATTAAAATTAATGAAAATAAAGATATTATTTCCTATAATAATAATATTCTAAAATATAAAGCATTTAGATATTATGTATTAAATAAACCTAATGGAGTCATTAGTGCTACTGAAGATAATATACACAGAACTGTTTTAGACATTTTACCTAACTTTGTAATTAAAAAAAATCTTTTCCCTGTTGGTAGACTTGATATTGATACCGAAGGATTATTATTACTTACTAACGACGGGAAATTTGCTCATTCTCTTCTTTCACCAAAAAAACATATTGAAAAAACCTATGAAGTACATTTAAAAAATGAAATTTCTAAGGATGATATCTATAAGCTAGAAAATGGTGTTATAATTCTTAATAATTATTTAACTAAACCTTCTAAAGTAAATAAATTAAAAAGTAATAAAATTCTTTTAACTATTATAGAAGGAAAATTTCATCAAGTAAAAGAGATGCTAAAAGCAATAAATAATGAGGTCGTTTATTTAAAAAGAATAAAATTTGCTAATCTTTCTCTAGATAAATTAAATATTACAACTGGTGAAGTCATCGAAATAAATAAAGAGGATATTATATGA